In the Syngnathus scovelli strain Florida chromosome 16, RoL_Ssco_1.2, whole genome shotgun sequence genome, one interval contains:
- the LOC125983092 gene encoding tachykinin-4-like gives MDSRTFATVLLVVMTQSLCPLGNPLTSREEGREVWTLENWQDYPLERGITIRLADLIKRSKAQQFHGLMGRSLGVSHPIGLDRKRNKGEMFVGLMGRRSLDEDMQEEWKSYSY, from the exons ATGGATTCTCGGACGTTTGCCACTGTGCTGTTAGTTGTAATGACACAGTCTCTTTGCCCACTGGGAAATCCGCTCACCAGCCGGGAGGAGGGCAGGGAAGTGTGGACCCTGGAAAACTGGCAG gactACCCACTAGAAAGGGGCATAACCATTCGTCTGGCAGACCTCATCAAACGCTCTAAAGCGCAGCAGTTCCACGGCTTGATGGGAAGGAGCTTGG GTGTATCACATCCGATCGGTCTGGACAGAAAAA GAAATAAAGGGGAGATGTTTGTAGGGCTCATGGGAAGAAGGAGTTTAGATGAAg ATATGCAAGAGGAGTGGAAATCCTACTCGTACTGA